In the genome of Vicia villosa cultivar HV-30 ecotype Madison, WI linkage group LG7, Vvil1.0, whole genome shotgun sequence, one region contains:
- the LOC131620258 gene encoding uncharacterized protein LOC131620258, with amino-acid sequence MADTEYLKYKDPKQPLNTRIKDLVGRMTLEEKIGQMLQIERTVASADIVNKYYIGSLLSAGGTVPKVNATANYGVDMVNKFQKGALSTRLGILIIYGVDAVHGHNNVYNATIFPHNIGLGATSTSTILGDPQLVKKIGDATALEARATGVSYLFAPSIAVCRDPRWGRCYKSYSEDHKIVQAMTEIILGLQGDIPPHSRKGVPYVAGNKKVAACAKHYVGDGGTTKGINENNTVITRHELLSIHMPAYYDSIIKGVSTIMGFVMSDFFGIDKITSPPHANYTHSIEVGVNAGIYMVMTAADFREFIDGLSLLVKTNVVSMKRINDAVKRILRVKFEHRELAREAVRKSLVLLKNGESVDKPLLPLPKMASKILVSGIHVDNLSYQCGGWTIQWQGLRSNNITSGTTILSAIKNTVEKDTKIVYQENPSLEYVKSNDFSYAIVVVGETPYAETNGDSLNLTISGNGAETINNVCSGVRCVVVLITGRLVVMLPYIDIIEGLVAAWLPGSEGYGITDVLFGDYGCSGKLPRTWFKSVDQLPMNVSDSHYDPLFPFGFGLTTQGLKNT; translated from the exons ATGGCAGATACTGAATATTTGAAATACAAAGATCCAAAGCAACCATTGAATACTAGAATTAAGGATCTTGTTGGTAGAATGACTTTGGAAGAGAAAATCGGTCAAATGCTTCAAATTGAGCGCACGGTTGCTTCTGCTGATATAGTGAACAAGTATTACATTG GGAGTCTTCTGAGTGCTGGTGGAACTGTTCCTAAGGTGAACGCAACTGCAAATTATGGGGTTGATATGGTGAATAAGTTTCAAAAAGGTGCATTGTCGACTAGGCTTGGAATTCTAATAATATATGGAGTTGATGCTGTTCATGGTCATAACAATGTTTATAATGCTACTATTTTTCCTCACAATATCGGTCTAGGGGCTACAAG CACTTCAACGATATTGGGC GATCCTCAACTAGTGAAGAAGATTGGTGATGCAACTGCTCTTGAAGCAAGAGCGACCGGAGTTTCATATCTCTTCGCTCCTAGCATCGCG GTTTGTAGAGATCCAAGATGGGGTAGATGTTATAAAAGTTATAGTGAAGATCATAAAATTGTTCAAGCTATGACCGAGATAATTCTAGGATTGCAAGGTGATATCCCTCCACATTCACGCAAGGGTGTTCCATATGTTGCTGGAAACAAGAAAGTAGCAGCTTGTGCAAAACACTATGTTGGTGATGGTGGAACGACAAAAGGAATCAATGAGAATAACACAGTTATAACAAGACATGAATTGCTTAGCATTCACATGCCAGCTTACTATGACTCAATTATTAAGGGTGTCTCAACCATCATG GGTTTTGTCATGTCAGATTTTTTCGGAATTGACAAGATAACTTCACCTCCTCATGCTAACTACACACATTCAATTGAAGTCGGAGTAAATGCCGGTATTTACATG GTAATGACTGCAGCTGACTTCCGAGAATTCATAGATGGCTTATCTTTACTAGTGAAAACAAATGTTGTATCTATGAAAAGAATCAATGATGCAGTGAAGAGAATTTTGAGAGTCAAGTTT GAGCATAGAGAGTTGGCTAGAGAAGCTGTGAGGAAATCATTGGTACTATTAAAGAACGGTGAAAGCGTTGATAAGCCGTTGCTTCCTCTTCCTAAAATGGCTTCAAAAATACTTGTTTCCGGAATTCATGTTGATAATCTAAGCTATCAATGTGGTGGATGGACGATTCAATGGCAAGGGCTTAGGAGCAACAACATTACTAGTGGTACGACAATTCTGAGTGCGATAAAAAATACAGTTGAAAAAGACACTAAGATAGTCTATCAGGAGAATCCATCTCTCGAATATGTAAAATCAAATGATTTTTCATATGCAATTGTGGTAGTCGGAGAAACACCATATGCGGAAACAAATGGCGACAGTTTAAACTTAACCATCTCAGGTAATGGGGCAGAAACAATAAACAATGTATGCAGCGGAGTGAGATGTGTGGTTGTGTTAATAACTGGTAGACTTGTGGTTATGTTACCATATATTGACATAATCGAAGGACTTGTTGCGGCATGGCTTCCTGGTAGTGAAGGTTACGGTATTACAGATGTTTTGTTTGGTGATTATGGATGTAGTGGTAAACTTCCAAGGACATGGTTTAAGAGTGTTGATCAATTACCTATGAATGTTAGTGATTCTCATTATGATCCTTTGTTTCCATTTGGATTTGGTCTTACTACTCAAGGTCTTAAGAATACTTAG